The sequence TGGCCAGCTTGATCCACTTGCCGGTGCCGTCGTACTTGCCGTCCTCCGGCAGCTTGCCGGACTCCTTGAAGTCGTCGGAGTTGCCCTCGAAGGTGGCCACGTACAGGGTGCCCTGGTCCAGCAGCTTCATGTTCTCTGCCCGGTCCTCGGCGGTATTTCCGGACCGCATCTTGCCGGAGGAAACGAACTTGTAGAGGTACTCGAAGCGGGAATCGTCCCCGGAGTAGGCCACGACGGTGCCGTCTCCGGTGACGTGGATGTTGGCGCCCTCGTGCTTGAAGCGGCCCATGGCGGTGTGCTTCACGGGGGTGGAGTTGGGGTCCCAGGGGTTGATCTCCACCACGTAGTTAAAGCGGTGCGGCTCGTTGGGCTCCTTGGTCACGTCGAAGCGCTTGTCGAAGCGCTCCCACTTGCGGTGGGTTTCGGCGTCCTCGATGCCGTAGCGCTTGTAGCGCTTCTTGGCCTTCTCATCGCTGACCTTTTCGCCCCCGGCGAAGTACTGGTCCACGTTTTCCTCACCGGACAGGATGGTCCCCCAGGGGGTCACGCCGCCGGAGCAGTTGTTGAGTGTGCCGATGACGGTCTGGCCGCTGGGGTCGGAGCTGGTCTTCACCAGGTCCTTGCCAGCCAGGGGTCCGCCGATGCTGAAGGGGGTCTTCATGTGGATGCGCCGGTTGTACTGGCCCATCACGGGCCTGAGGCGGCCGTCCTTGTCGTTGCCCTCCACTTCCACAATGGACAGGCCGTGGCTAGCCCATTCGATGCGGACCTGCTCCTCGGTGGGGTTCTTCGCGTCGTAACCCTTGAACATCTGCTGGGGCGTGGTGTACTCGTGGTTGCTCACGAGCAGGAACTTGTTGTTCTCGCCGGGGATGGGCAGCAGGGCGGCGAAGTCGTTGTTGAAGCCGAACTGCTTTTCGGCGTCCTCCGGCGTCTGCTTGTCCACGGACCACTCGCCGGCCCCCTCCACGACCGGGTCGCCCCACCGGATGACAACGTCGGAGGAGTAACCGTCGGGTACAACGACCTTGTCCTCCTTGTTGGGCTTGACCATGTCGAAGTTCAGGCCCTGCGGCGTGGCGACGTCCTTGCCCGCCGCGGAGGAGGAGGATCCGCTGGCCGCCTCGGAGGAGGATCCCCCGGAGCCCTTGTCATCCGAGCATGCGGCCAGGAAGCTGGCGCCGCCCACGGTGACAACTGCGGCCCCGCCGGCTTGCAGTGCGGCGCGGCGGGAGAAGGCCTTGCTGACGATGTCCCCGAAGTATGGGTTATCGGATTCGTTCGGGATTGGCTTGGAACAGGCATCGCCGCACTTGTACACGCAGGTGCGGTGCGAGCGG comes from Corynebacterium heidelbergense and encodes:
- a CDS encoding PhoX family protein yields the protein MGLIGRNLLKNMDFTSSRSHRTCVYKCGDACSKPIPNESDNPYFGDIVSKAFSRRAALQAGGAAVVTVGGASFLAACSDDKGSGGSSSEAASGSSSSAAGKDVATPQGLNFDMVKPNKEDKVVVPDGYSSDVVIRWGDPVVEGAGEWSVDKQTPEDAEKQFGFNNDFAALLPIPGENNKFLLVSNHEYTTPQQMFKGYDAKNPTEEQVRIEWASHGLSIVEVEGNDKDGRLRPVMGQYNRRIHMKTPFSIGGPLAGKDLVKTSSDPSGQTVIGTLNNCSGGVTPWGTILSGEENVDQYFAGGEKVSDEKAKKRYKRYGIEDAETHRKWERFDKRFDVTKEPNEPHRFNYVVEINPWDPNSTPVKHTAMGRFKHEGANIHVTGDGTVVAYSGDDSRFEYLYKFVSSGKMRSGNTAEDRAENMKLLDQGTLYVATFEGNSDDFKESGKLPEDGKYDGTGKWIKLATSKADGTVESHVDGMSGEEVLVFTRMAGDKVGATKMDRPEDVEPHPTTGKVYAALTNNKYRGAARPGKDDADIAEWAPIKENKNGLVLELTDNFAGEDFTWDLLLVCGDPKEAETYFGGFDKSKVSPISCPDNVTFDSFGNLWIATDGNALESNDGLFAVALEGNARGMTKQFLTVPKDAETCGPLVFEKRVLVNVQHPGEDEEASVESTSSHWPDGGNSLARPATVVAWKNDMGTIGA